Proteins from a genomic interval of Clostridium cochlearium:
- the spoVG gene encoding septation regulator SpoVG, with amino-acid sequence MEITDVRVRKIATEGKMKAIVSVTFDNEFVVHDIKVIEGQNGLFIAMPSRKTPDGEFKDIAHPINTETREKIQSAILEKYELAKDEANEVVETTEE; translated from the coding sequence ATGGAAATTACTGATGTAAGAGTTAGAAAAATTGCTACTGAAGGAAAGATGAAGGCTATAGTATCAGTAACCTTTGATAATGAATTTGTTGTTCATGATATAAAGGTAATAGAAGGACAGAATGGTCTATTTATAGCTATGCCAAGTAGAAAGACGCCAGATGGTGAGTTTAAGGATATAGCTCATCCAATAAATACCGAAACTAGAGAAAAAATACAAAGCGCTATATTAGAAAAATATGAATTAGCAAAAGATGAAGCAAATGAAGTAGTTGAAACAACTGAAGAATAA